In Salvelinus namaycush isolate Seneca chromosome 15, SaNama_1.0, whole genome shotgun sequence, a genomic segment contains:
- the LOC120060085 gene encoding transmembrane protein 229B-like, with product MAIPAPPPVPLTVLSRWYLYAIHGYFCEVMFTAAWEFVVNRNWKFPGVTSVWALLIYGTCILIVEHMYLALRALRCPVLLRCLIYTLWTYIWEFGTGLLLTQFDACPWDYSHFQYNFMGLITAEYALPWFCASFMTERLVIRNTLRLRMDMDRVEGDQSDAGGGGGRKVWGEQRGANCYLKLD from the coding sequence ATGGCAATCCCGGCACCCCCACCAGTGCCTCTGACAGTCCTGTCTCGCTGGTACCTGTACGCCATCCACGGCTACTTCTGCGAGGTCATGTTCACCGCCGCCTGGGAGTTCGTGGTCAACCGCAACTGGAAGTTTCCTGGTGTGACCAGTGTATGGGCTCTGCTAATCTACGGGACCTGCATCCTCATCGTGGAGCACATGTACCTGGCCCTCCGAGCTCTCCGCTGCCCCGTGCTGCTGCGATGCCTCATCTATACCCTATGGACGTACATCTGGGAGTTCGGTACAGGGCTGTTGTTGACCCAGTTCGACGCCTGTCCCTGGGATTATTCCCATTTTCAGTATAACTTTATGGGGTTGATCACAGCGGAGTACGCCCTGCCCTGGTTTTGTGCATCTTTCATGACGGAGCGACTGGTTATACGCAACACACTGCGATTACGGATGGACATggacagggtggaaggggaccaGTCGGATGCAGGCGGGGGAGGAGGAAGGAAAGTGTGGGGCGAACAAAGAGGAGCCAATTGCTATCTTAAATTGGACTGA